A region of Candidatus Acidiferrales bacterium DNA encodes the following proteins:
- the mreC gene encoding rod shape-determining protein MreC, with amino-acid sequence MFKWLSEFYRVAKNYIVFALLLSFSFFLISTNNNIHTRGLQTIGLLTTSYLEDIVKSVVNYFSLSSRNEELERENAQLVDLTAKIRRALLENGQLRSMLKLRSEITAPLIPANVIGRSTEEGKYFLTLDAGEKDNVYIGDPVVSGEGLVGTVIATSGNFCMVRTLLDNDSRIAAKLFNASADGIIVSGEFGELSMKNVSRRYAISRGDIVETSSLSSLVPPGIVIGSVSSAADETGNIFKKIKIQPAVDFSSLSVAFIMHYSRSSEASGLEEKELKKKR; translated from the coding sequence ATGTTTAAATGGCTTTCTGAGTTCTATAGAGTAGCAAAGAATTATATAGTTTTCGCCCTACTCCTTTCCTTTTCTTTTTTTTTAATCTCAACCAACAATAACATTCATACACGCGGCTTGCAGACGATAGGGCTGCTTACCACTTCTTATTTGGAGGACATCGTCAAGTCCGTGGTTAATTATTTCTCTCTGTCCTCGAGGAATGAAGAGCTCGAAAGAGAGAACGCTCAGTTGGTCGATCTGACGGCAAAGATCAGGCGCGCGTTGCTTGAAAATGGACAACTGAGGTCAATGCTGAAGCTTCGAAGTGAGATCACCGCTCCCTTGATTCCTGCGAATGTCATCGGGCGCTCTACTGAAGAAGGAAAATATTTTCTAACCCTCGATGCGGGAGAGAAAGACAATGTCTATATCGGCGATCCGGTGGTGAGCGGCGAAGGTTTGGTGGGTACTGTCATTGCTACCAGCGGAAATTTCTGTATGGTGCGGACGCTTTTGGACAACGACAGCAGAATCGCGGCAAAGTTGTTTAATGCTTCGGCAGACGGGATCATCGTATCCGGTGAATTTGGGGAGCTGAGCATGAAAAATGTTTCGAGAAGATATGCGATCAGTAGAGGGGACATAGTGGAGACTTCTTCTCTAAGCAGTCTCGTTCCTCCGGGGATCGTTATCGGGTCAGTTTCCAGCGCTGCTGATGAGACCGGAAATATTTTCAAGAAAATTAAAATCCAGCCCGCTGTGGATTTCTCTTCACTTTCTGTCGCGTTCATCATGCATTACAGCCGTTCCAGTGAAGCGAGCGGTCTTGAGGAAAAGGAACTGAAGAAAAAAAGATGA
- the mreD gene encoding rod shape-determining protein MreD gives MTKKLLGYFALGMAAIVLQKFLDNFAAIDMVSPQLVILFVVFVALREGQLFGICNGFIAGFFHDLLVTHFLGVTSFIAVIASFVAGFFYKESDVELAAKTFNFIWISAISLFVSQFFALPIVSAGELNYFYIFLKFTLGTTAYTSVFAMIIVFINGRKYV, from the coding sequence ATGACGAAAAAGTTATTAGGATATTTTGCTCTTGGCATGGCCGCGATAGTCCTGCAGAAATTTCTGGATAACTTTGCCGCGATAGATATGGTGTCTCCGCAGCTCGTGATCCTTTTTGTGGTTTTTGTTGCACTTCGGGAAGGACAACTCTTCGGAATTTGTAACGGATTCATTGCCGGATTTTTTCATGACTTGCTTGTCACCCATTTTCTAGGGGTTACCTCCTTCATCGCTGTCATCGCAAGTTTCGTTGCCGGATTTTTCTATAAAGAGAGCGATGTCGAATTAGCGGCAAAAACCTTTAATTTTATTTGGATTTCTGCGATCTCATTATTCGTTTCGCAATTTTTCGCATTGCCCATAGTTTCAGCAGGCGAATTGAATTATTTCTATATTTTCTTGAAATTCACGCTAGGAACAACAGCTTACACTTCGGTTTTTGCGATGATAATTGTTTTCATCAACGGCAGGAAATATGTTTGA
- the mrdA gene encoding penicillin-binding protein 2, translating to MIKCAVVAALFAIVVKLGDLQLMNEVVYGKKSEEITTRILVQQPLRGEIFDRNGSVLVENDPAYEVSVIPYEFKNTQIPSLAALLQMDSIDISRRIQIGENISPYFPVRLKRDIPFATLSSIEEHLKDFVGVYFDIEPKRVYIGKARAAHVLGFTKEISEPQLATLGDYYKPGDIVGYTGLEASYETILRGQKGLRYLAVNARGQTMGSYDNGKIDVQAQDGSDLHLSLDEGLQVLAESLMVGKKGAVVALDPNNGEVLAMVSAPDFDPSVFSGYTSKQQWEELNNGDNHALFNRATMSVLPPGSTFKMVLASAALQEGTIKDSWTVHCPGSFYFGTRLFRDDAVHGTVNVYEAIEKSCDVYFYNLMLKVGFDAWTKYGEMFGFGTKTGIDLREESAGILPSRDYYDQIFGKNRWTSGYLISLAIGQGEVSVTPLQLAAYTMTLANFGDYFQPHIVRYICDQRTGKTFYTQYSERNIPISKEVFDELRQGMELVVNGPAGTGSVAQIPGVIVAGKTGTAQNPHGKPHSWFIAFAPFDNPKIALCVLVENAGWGGSVAAPIAKQLLQYYLNETGALPQPQQNRVVAAAVLH from the coding sequence ATGATAAAGTGTGCGGTGGTTGCCGCACTGTTTGCCATCGTCGTAAAATTGGGCGACCTGCAGCTCATGAACGAAGTGGTCTATGGAAAAAAATCCGAAGAGATCACGACAAGGATTCTTGTTCAGCAGCCGTTGCGAGGGGAAATATTTGACCGCAATGGAAGTGTGTTAGTCGAGAATGATCCCGCATACGAGGTTTCGGTTATTCCTTATGAATTCAAGAACACTCAGATACCTTCACTCGCTGCTCTGCTGCAAATGGACAGCATCGATATTTCTCGACGTATCCAGATAGGCGAAAACATATCACCTTACTTTCCGGTAAGGTTGAAGCGTGACATTCCGTTTGCCACCTTGTCGTCGATCGAGGAACATCTGAAAGATTTTGTCGGCGTTTATTTTGACATTGAACCGAAGAGAGTCTACATCGGTAAAGCGCGAGCTGCGCATGTACTGGGATTTACAAAAGAAATCTCCGAGCCGCAGCTTGCCACCCTGGGGGATTACTATAAACCAGGCGACATCGTGGGATACACCGGACTCGAAGCGAGTTATGAAACGATTCTCCGAGGTCAGAAAGGTTTAAGATATCTGGCGGTCAACGCACGCGGGCAGACCATGGGGAGTTATGACAACGGGAAGATAGATGTCCAGGCTCAGGATGGATCCGACTTGCATCTTTCTCTCGATGAAGGACTCCAGGTTCTTGCCGAGTCATTGATGGTCGGAAAAAAGGGAGCTGTCGTCGCTCTCGATCCTAACAATGGTGAAGTGCTGGCAATGGTGAGCGCGCCTGACTTTGACCCCTCCGTTTTTTCAGGTTACACGTCTAAACAGCAGTGGGAAGAGTTGAACAACGGCGACAACCATGCGCTTTTTAACCGGGCAACGATGTCAGTTCTCCCTCCAGGCTCAACGTTCAAGATGGTCCTGGCAAGCGCCGCGCTTCAGGAGGGAACCATAAAAGATAGTTGGACTGTGCATTGCCCCGGCTCGTTTTATTTTGGGACAAGATTATTTAGAGACGATGCGGTCCATGGTACGGTCAACGTGTATGAAGCCATCGAAAAATCATGTGACGTCTATTTTTACAACTTAATGCTGAAGGTCGGCTTCGATGCCTGGACGAAGTACGGAGAGATGTTTGGATTCGGAACAAAGACGGGAATAGATCTGCGCGAAGAAAGCGCTGGTATCCTGCCTTCGAGAGATTATTACGATCAAATATTTGGAAAAAATAGGTGGACATCCGGATATCTGATCAGCCTCGCGATCGGTCAAGGTGAAGTGAGCGTGACTCCGCTGCAATTGGCTGCCTATACCATGACGCTTGCAAATTTCGGCGACTATTTCCAGCCGCATATCGTCCGGTATATTTGCGACCAAAGGACAGGCAAAACATTCTACACTCAGTACAGCGAAAGAAATATTCCGATCAGTAAAGAGGTTTTTGACGAGCTTCGGCAAGGCATGGAATTAGTAGTGAACGGCCCCGCCGGGACGGGAAGTGTCGCGCAGATCCCCGGAGTCATCGTAGCTGGAAAAACAGGAACCGCGCAGAACCCGCACGGCAAACCACACTCGTGGTTCATTGCATTTGCTCCTTTTGATAATCCCAAAATTGCACTTTGTGTCCTGGTGGAGAATGCAGGCTGGGGCGGGTCTGTCGCAGCCCCGATAGCAAAACAACTTCTACAATATTACCTGAATGAGACCGGTGCTCTGCCGCAACCGCAGCAAAACCGAGTGGTAGCAGCCGCCGTGTTACACTGA
- the rodA gene encoding rod shape-determining protein RodA yields the protein MFKFLKDSFDYKTFLLAVLLGTIGVLSVNSATFNSASHSFFIRDIIWQASGLIVALAVLFSSNRFLQNGAYFFYVLTMLLLVFVLVAGKKVSSHSSWVGLFGGGGQPSELAKVATILTLSKFLSEKGSERNQWQVIGISIGIVGLPMILTMLQPDLGTTIVYLAIFFSILYWWGLQPIIIVGLIAPLAIIFAEFSGTTVLVITVISLGLLFFFLSGRRLFSVTLSFVAVAFGLFMEYFYKKLLQPHQQKRIQIFLHPNLDPQGAGYNALQARVAIGSGGLFGKGYLHGAQTQLRYVPARWTDFIFTVIGEEFGFFGSAVTLLAFGALFFRGLRIAELVKTRFASLASVGITSVLLFHAFVNIGMNINLAPIVGIPLPFISYGGSSILSDWMMVGILLNFYAHRKEH from the coding sequence ATGTTCAAATTTTTAAAAGACTCGTTCGATTACAAAACATTCTTATTGGCTGTTTTGTTGGGCACCATAGGAGTCTTGTCTGTAAACAGTGCCACTTTCAACTCAGCGTCGCATAGTTTCTTCATCCGCGACATTATCTGGCAGGCCAGCGGCCTCATAGTGGCACTTGCGGTCTTGTTCTCGTCCAACAGATTTTTACAAAATGGTGCATACTTTTTTTATGTCCTGACGATGCTGCTGCTTGTGTTCGTGCTGGTTGCGGGCAAAAAAGTCTCCAGCCATTCAAGCTGGGTCGGCCTTTTTGGCGGAGGAGGTCAGCCGTCGGAGCTTGCGAAGGTCGCGACCATACTTACGCTGTCTAAATTCCTGTCCGAAAAAGGAAGCGAGCGGAATCAGTGGCAAGTCATCGGAATTTCTATAGGCATTGTCGGATTGCCGATGATCCTCACGATGCTCCAGCCTGACCTGGGAACCACGATAGTCTACCTCGCAATATTCTTCTCTATTCTTTACTGGTGGGGATTGCAGCCAATCATTATCGTTGGTTTGATTGCCCCGCTTGCGATCATATTCGCTGAATTTTCGGGTACAACCGTTCTCGTCATTACGGTCATCTCCCTGGGCTTGTTGTTTTTCTTTTTGAGCGGAAGAAGATTATTTTCAGTAACTTTGAGTTTTGTGGCTGTGGCGTTCGGCTTGTTTATGGAATATTTTTATAAGAAACTTCTCCAGCCTCACCAGCAGAAGCGAATCCAGATTTTCTTGCATCCTAATCTCGATCCTCAAGGTGCCGGTTATAATGCACTGCAAGCAAGGGTCGCGATTGGAAGTGGCGGCCTCTTCGGGAAGGGCTACCTCCATGGAGCACAGACTCAACTTCGTTACGTACCGGCCCGCTGGACAGACTTTATCTTTACGGTCATAGGAGAGGAATTCGGATTTTTCGGATCTGCGGTAACTTTGTTGGCGTTCGGCGCTTTGTTCTTCCGCGGACTGAGAATCGCGGAATTAGTCAAAACAAGATTCGCCAGTCTTGCCTCGGTCGGGATAACTTCTGTGTTGTTATTCCATGCTTTCGTGAATATCGGGATGAATATTAATCTTGCACCGATCGTAGGAATACCGCTTCCATTCATAAGTTACGGAGGCTCTTCCATTTTATCCGATTGGATGATGGTCGGAATCCTCCTGAACTTTTATGCGCATAGGAAGGAGCACTAA
- the pyrF gene encoding orotidine-5'-phosphate decarboxylase, producing MSFKKLDASIEKHKSNLCIGLDPLPEKIPEFLSEYEDPVLEFNSRIIEATQDVVCAYKLNTAFYEVLGEKAWSTYGETIARIPDDVYVIADCKRSDIGNSAKHYAQTFFDFFEVDALTVNPYMGYDSVDAFLNYRDKDAFVLVLTSNRGAEDFQLMEFGGKKFYEVVLEKISQWNKEGNIGAVVGATKVEQLSHIRKCYPQIPLLIPGIGAQGGSIESVAEVAGTDGAPVIVNVGRDIIFSGYDEKFADKVREKAFFYNALLKK from the coding sequence ATGAGCTTTAAGAAACTCGATGCTTCGATTGAGAAACACAAGAGCAATCTTTGCATCGGATTGGATCCGCTGCCGGAAAAAATTCCGGAGTTTCTGTCGGAATATGAGGATCCCGTCCTTGAATTTAATTCCCGCATCATCGAAGCGACACAGGATGTCGTTTGTGCCTATAAACTGAACACCGCGTTCTACGAAGTCTTGGGCGAGAAGGCATGGTCCACTTACGGCGAGACGATAGCGCGGATTCCCGACGACGTGTATGTAATTGCCGACTGCAAACGAAGCGACATAGGCAACAGCGCGAAACATTACGCACAGACATTTTTCGATTTCTTTGAAGTCGATGCGTTGACGGTGAATCCTTATATGGGATATGACTCGGTAGACGCCTTCCTGAATTATCGTGACAAAGATGCGTTCGTGCTGGTTCTTACTTCGAACCGAGGAGCAGAGGACTTTCAACTTATGGAGTTTGGCGGGAAAAAATTTTATGAAGTCGTCCTTGAGAAAATCTCCCAGTGGAATAAGGAGGGGAACATCGGCGCAGTCGTAGGCGCAACGAAGGTGGAGCAGCTCTCGCATATCAGAAAATGTTATCCGCAGATCCCGCTTTTGATTCCGGGTATCGGAGCGCAGGGTGGTTCGATAGAAAGTGTCGCCGAAGTCGCAGGCACGGATGGAGCACCCGTCATTGTGAATGTCGGCCGCGACATAATTTTTTCCGGTTATGATGAAAAGTTCGCAGACAAAGTCAGAGAGAAAGCTTTTTTCTATAACGCGTTGTTGAAAAAATGA
- a CDS encoding DUF2851 family protein, protein MAFSERDHLENISEFQLKELFRNHKFDSDLRTVSGRKVEISQIGEPNSDAGPDFNHSIVKVDGITMRGDIELHRKNSDWYGHAHNSDRNYNGVILHLVVRSDDDRLCLTESGRRVETIELSKFLSSDSMDFLAATNSGEKIFSLRCANETYKMAFKDKMDYLESLGEKRFMHKVNKLEERLKDIVDENRPVVFEAKQKYFRDFSELLIEHKTYEKSELQDDGYWDQLLYESVCEGLGYSKNTAAFRKLCRNVSLSFLLENSGRSKKTVEAILFGAANLLPMDKSGFDDESIGYCEELDKTWQGIKRKYKREYVDKSEWLFFKLRPQNFPTLRIAGASCFLTNEKRKFSAKDLDQIAAGRDGNEILSHWREVLIVPAEGFWSRHYVFGTPSTTSVRMLIGASRAQEIIVNVILPLTYLRGKLFEAAQMQEKSLEIYRNHAPMADNNITLLVKEHLFGGDNVFDSVLAQQGAIHLYRSFCSERRCERCRIGKTILKKTAT, encoded by the coding sequence ATGGCATTCTCAGAGCGAGATCATCTGGAAAATATTTCAGAATTCCAGCTTAAGGAGCTGTTCAGAAACCACAAGTTTGATTCCGATCTGCGAACAGTCTCGGGCAGGAAAGTCGAAATTTCTCAAATCGGCGAGCCGAATTCGGACGCAGGACCGGATTTCAATCACTCGATCGTCAAAGTCGACGGGATCACGATGCGCGGGGATATCGAGCTCCACAGGAAAAATTCCGACTGGTACGGCCACGCGCATAATTCCGACAGGAACTATAACGGGGTTATACTGCACCTCGTCGTGAGATCCGACGACGACCGGTTATGTCTTACCGAATCCGGAAGAAGGGTTGAGACCATCGAGCTGTCGAAATTTTTGTCGAGCGATTCGATGGACTTTCTAGCAGCGACAAATTCGGGTGAAAAAATCTTCTCTCTTAGGTGCGCTAATGAAACCTACAAGATGGCATTCAAGGATAAGATGGATTATCTGGAATCTCTCGGAGAGAAACGGTTCATGCACAAGGTGAACAAACTTGAAGAGCGCCTTAAAGATATTGTCGATGAAAATAGGCCTGTTGTCTTCGAAGCGAAGCAAAAATATTTCCGAGATTTTTCCGAGCTGCTTATCGAGCATAAGACTTACGAGAAATCGGAGCTGCAGGACGACGGCTACTGGGACCAGCTTCTGTACGAAAGTGTGTGTGAAGGTCTTGGATACAGCAAGAACACTGCGGCGTTTAGAAAGCTTTGCCGGAATGTTTCGCTGTCGTTTCTCCTGGAAAATTCCGGCCGCAGCAAGAAGACTGTCGAGGCGATACTCTTCGGAGCGGCGAATCTTCTTCCGATGGACAAGAGTGGATTCGATGACGAGTCTATAGGCTACTGTGAAGAGCTGGACAAAACTTGGCAGGGAATCAAGCGGAAATATAAGCGAGAATATGTTGATAAATCAGAGTGGCTGTTCTTCAAGCTCCGACCACAGAACTTTCCGACCCTTCGTATCGCTGGCGCAAGCTGTTTCCTCACTAATGAGAAACGTAAATTTTCAGCGAAGGATCTGGATCAAATCGCCGCGGGAAGGGACGGAAATGAAATCCTGTCGCATTGGAGGGAAGTGTTGATTGTTCCCGCAGAAGGTTTCTGGTCGCGCCACTATGTCTTCGGAACTCCCTCCACCACAAGCGTGAGGATGCTGATCGGTGCTTCCCGTGCACAGGAAATTATCGTAAATGTTATTTTGCCATTGACTTATCTTCGGGGAAAACTATTTGAAGCCGCGCAGATGCAGGAGAAGTCGCTGGAAATTTACCGAAACCATGCGCCGATGGCCGATAATAACATTACGCTTCTTGTTAAAGAACATCTCTTCGGCGGAGACAATGTGTTTGATTCGGTTCTCGCACAACAGGGAGCGATTCATCTCTACCGTTCTTTCTGTTCGGAGAGAAGGTGCGAGAGGTGCAGGATCGGAAAAACTATTTTAAAAAAAACCGCTACTTGA
- a CDS encoding glycoside hydrolase family 2 TIM barrel-domain containing protein, translating into MQYRYNFKLDKWKFHKGEIHSAESGGTIDETGWQDITVPHTWNSQDVLTDGPNYYQGIGWYRTNFMLNRDNKSSRYFIRFEGVSLVCDVFFNGIYLGTHKGGYSAFIYEITPYIKNGEKNYLSVKVNNATQLDVAPSGTYLYPIFGGIYRPVTIFSTPDLCISPLDHASSGTYISSDTISNESASINIQTLVNYRSLPIVQTKSTELVPPIGKKGIGLYGEYYSNPEFEGKPLHSRVDEEILFNYGNGAPFDDMPADRFSIAWTGRFIPKNSGAYRFILKSDDGSRLYLDRKMVIDNWGAHAALEKTFDTTLEAGREIRVKIEYNQLGGGASVMFGWSYQKQDSVPVEAFLSAEITDSTGKAVTAAKKEISIENNSEIKENQNLHISNPRLWDAKSDPYLYKVKVTISDIDGNPIDELEQPLGVRYYRVDRDSGLILNGKPYDLYGVCRHQEWEGKGPALSDEENEKDFELIKEIGANGIRFAHYQQADIMYRLCDENGLVAWAEIPNTPAYRGNIPGYLQNCKEQLAELIKQNYNHPSILFWGLYNEIDIPASYVRTLNETAKSLDQFRLTTQADFVQPTERHSVTDVVAWNWYFGWYYGNFTDYRTWYDKLHKEHPELKGGLSEYGAEACISQQEENPSRPDPQGRCFPEQYQNLYHEEVWRNIKNRRDIWCKFVWNMFDFSWTYATRGDKPYMNYKGLVTHDRQTKKDAFYFYKANWSDEPTLHIVSKRDADRKDPNVQVAVYTNLNEVELYVNGEFISKKPMDSDIHKIAWENIRLRQGQNQISVIGMTDEKKYADYCEWYYNKK; encoded by the coding sequence TTGCAATACAGATATAATTTTAAACTAGATAAATGGAAATTTCATAAAGGAGAAATTCATTCAGCGGAAAGCGGAGGAACAATCGATGAAACCGGCTGGCAAGATATCACTGTCCCCCACACTTGGAATTCACAGGATGTTTTAACCGACGGGCCCAATTATTATCAAGGAATTGGCTGGTACAGGACTAACTTTATGTTAAACCGCGATAACAAATCGAGCAGATATTTTATTCGGTTCGAAGGCGTGTCATTGGTTTGTGATGTGTTTTTCAACGGCATTTATCTGGGCACGCATAAAGGCGGCTATTCGGCATTTATTTACGAAATAACACCTTATATCAAAAATGGTGAGAAGAATTATCTATCTGTCAAAGTGAACAACGCAACACAATTAGATGTTGCCCCATCCGGCACGTATTTATATCCTATCTTTGGGGGCATATACAGGCCTGTAACAATTTTTAGTACCCCTGATCTCTGTATTTCCCCGCTCGACCATGCTTCGAGCGGTACTTATATTTCATCTGATACCATATCAAACGAATCCGCAAGTATAAATATTCAAACACTCGTCAATTACCGCTCATTACCAATTGTGCAAACCAAATCGACGGAGTTAGTGCCGCCTATAGGGAAAAAGGGGATAGGCCTTTACGGTGAGTACTATTCCAATCCTGAGTTTGAAGGGAAACCTCTTCATTCCAGGGTGGATGAAGAAATACTTTTCAATTATGGGAACGGTGCTCCCTTCGACGATATGCCGGCTGATAGGTTTTCGATTGCGTGGACAGGTCGTTTTATTCCCAAAAATTCAGGAGCTTACCGCTTCATACTGAAAAGTGATGATGGATCAAGATTGTATTTAGACAGGAAAATGGTGATCGATAATTGGGGCGCTCACGCTGCGTTGGAAAAAACATTTGATACAACTTTGGAAGCGGGGAGAGAAATCCGGGTGAAAATAGAATACAATCAGTTAGGCGGAGGAGCTTCCGTAATGTTCGGCTGGTCATATCAAAAACAAGATAGTGTTCCCGTTGAAGCTTTTCTTTCTGCTGAAATTACTGATAGTACGGGGAAAGCAGTTACAGCGGCTAAGAAAGAAATCTCTATCGAGAATAATTCTGAAATAAAAGAAAATCAGAATTTGCACATCAGTAATCCACGACTTTGGGATGCAAAGAGTGACCCTTATCTGTACAAAGTAAAAGTGACCATTTCGGATATAGATGGAAATCCTATCGATGAACTGGAACAACCTTTGGGTGTAAGATATTATCGTGTCGATAGGGATAGCGGCCTTATTTTGAATGGGAAACCTTATGATTTGTACGGAGTTTGTCGTCACCAGGAGTGGGAAGGAAAAGGACCGGCGTTAAGTGACGAGGAAAATGAAAAAGATTTTGAACTTATAAAAGAAATAGGAGCCAACGGGATACGATTTGCGCATTATCAGCAGGCAGATATCATGTATCGTCTATGCGACGAGAATGGTCTGGTTGCTTGGGCTGAAATCCCCAATACGCCTGCCTACCGTGGAAATATCCCCGGCTATTTACAGAACTGCAAAGAACAGTTGGCAGAATTAATAAAACAAAACTACAATCATCCTTCCATCCTGTTTTGGGGATTATATAACGAAATCGATATCCCTGCAAGTTATGTAAGAACTCTCAATGAGACTGCGAAAAGTCTTGATCAGTTCCGGTTAACCACCCAGGCAGACTTTGTTCAACCGACAGAACGGCATTCTGTAACCGACGTAGTGGCATGGAATTGGTATTTTGGTTGGTACTATGGCAATTTCACCGACTATCGCACTTGGTACGACAAGCTGCATAAGGAACATCCCGAGTTAAAAGGAGGCCTTAGCGAATATGGAGCTGAAGCATGCATTTCGCAACAGGAGGAAAACCCTAGCCGCCCTGATCCTCAAGGTAGATGTTTCCCAGAGCAATATCAGAACCTGTACCATGAAGAAGTTTGGCGTAATATAAAAAACCGGAGAGATATCTGGTGTAAGTTTGTTTGGAATATGTTTGATTTCAGTTGGACCTATGCCACCCGTGGTGATAAACCTTACATGAATTACAAAGGTTTGGTTACGCACGACCGGCAAACAAAGAAAGACGCCTTTTACTTCTATAAAGCCAATTGGTCCGATGAACCAACATTGCACATTGTTAGCAAGCGCGACGCCGACAGAAAAGATCCGAATGTTCAGGTAGCAGTTTATACCAACCTGAATGAGGTTGAACTCTATGTGAATGGCGAGTTTATTTCCAAGAAGCCTATGGATTCCGATATTCATAAAATCGCCTGGGAAAACATCAGACTAAGGCAAGGTCAGAACCAAATTAGCGTTATTGGGATGACAGATGAAAAAAAGTATGCGGATTATTGTGAATGGTATTATAATAAGAAGTAA
- a CDS encoding tetratricopeptide repeat protein gives MKSALALASFICAFTFLQPQKDPLTDTLKSSDDLYFRFDNKGAYEVLIDANKNFPHNADVLWRLSRVEVHIGDRMPASTDDQKNEQIKVYQAALSYADSAVAADPKNSMAYTYRAAANGKIALFKGVFSVAPVVKQVRDDCERAISLDPNNSIAYYILGRTHAKLAEKPSVFRWPLGLSWGNLDDAIRFYQKAVSLDPNFVMFRLDLAKAYVTDDEYQKARDELNAIPPIPKRDEGDDSLKVEAQKILQEINNK, from the coding sequence ATGAAATCCGCATTAGCTCTTGCCTCATTCATATGTGCTTTCACATTTCTCCAACCCCAAAAGGATCCACTGACCGACACGCTCAAATCGAGCGACGACTTGTATTTCAGGTTCGACAACAAGGGTGCATATGAAGTCCTCATAGACGCAAACAAAAATTTTCCTCACAACGCAGATGTCCTTTGGCGATTAAGCCGGGTTGAAGTTCACATAGGCGACCGAATGCCTGCTTCAACCGATGATCAGAAGAACGAACAGATTAAAGTTTATCAAGCAGCACTCAGTTACGCGGACTCTGCGGTCGCAGCCGATCCTAAGAATTCGATGGCATATACTTATCGTGCAGCCGCAAACGGAAAGATTGCTCTTTTCAAGGGCGTGTTCAGCGTTGCGCCGGTAGTCAAACAAGTTCGCGACGACTGTGAGCGGGCGATCTCTTTAGATCCCAACAACTCAATCGCATATTACATCCTCGGGAGAACTCACGCGAAATTGGCAGAGAAACCATCGGTCTTTCGATGGCCTCTTGGTTTGTCGTGGGGAAATTTAGATGACGCGATCAGATTCTATCAGAAGGCAGTGTCGCTCGACCCGAACTTCGTAATGTTCCGCCTCGATCTTGCTAAAGCCTATGTCACCGACGATGAATATCAAAAGGCGCGTGACGAGTTGAATGCGATTCCCCCCATTCCGAAGCGGGACGAAGGTGATGACTCTCTAAAAGTGGAAGCACAGAAAATTCTTCAGGAAATAAATAATAAATAG
- a CDS encoding bifunctional nuclease family protein: MVDILGLSPSPSSPGAYTLILKETEGERRLPIIIGQFEAQAIALELEGIKPPRPLTHDLVKNVLESLGTNLSDVIISELREGTFFARLNVEGNSSSHEIDARPSDAIAIAIRFGVPIYVAEAVMEEASGVPEAEEGEQETESESKPDKPKKSKSPAHTKESKMEQLQKELTDAISREDYERAAKLRDEIRRLQLGD, translated from the coding sequence ATGGTAGACATACTCGGACTTTCGCCGAGCCCGTCAAGTCCGGGAGCATATACACTGATATTGAAAGAGACGGAAGGAGAGCGAAGACTTCCAATAATCATCGGACAATTCGAGGCCCAGGCGATCGCGCTCGAGTTGGAGGGGATAAAACCGCCGAGGCCTCTTACTCACGACCTGGTGAAAAACGTCCTCGAGTCGCTCGGGACAAATCTTTCAGATGTGATAATTAGCGAGTTACGTGAAGGAACCTTCTTCGCGCGGCTGAACGTCGAGGGAAATTCATCGAGCCATGAGATAGACGCGCGGCCGAGCGACGCGATTGCGATCGCGATAAGATTCGGCGTCCCGATTTACGTTGCGGAGGCCGTCATGGAAGAAGCATCGGGCGTTCCTGAAGCCGAAGAGGGCGAACAAGAAACGGAATCCGAATCAAAACCGGACAAACCGAAGAAAAGCAAATCTCCCGCCCACACGAAAGAATCCAAAATGGAGCAGCTTCAGAAGGAATTGACAGATGCTATAAGCCGAGAGGATTACGAAAGGGCCGCAAAACTCCGCGACGAGATCAGGCGGCTCCAGCTCGGCGACTGA